The Mycolicibacterium doricum genome includes a region encoding these proteins:
- a CDS encoding TIGR03086 family metal-binding protein — MRSDLPQGPDSPPTDELRSAELSLGVLHQVIRLIATDDLGKQTPCREFDVAELTEHLVRSTAVLGGAAGAEMPERDPSDSVERQVILAARSALDVWHRRGIDGAVDVGGVTMPATVLVGVLSLEFLVHAWDYATAIGRTVPAPDSLSEYVFGMTEKLLTPQGRKQAGFDDPIEVPDDAPPLQRLLAFTGRRAEVKTGSGRSAGRAAP; from the coding sequence ATGCGTAGTGACCTGCCGCAGGGCCCGGATTCACCGCCGACCGACGAACTGCGCAGTGCCGAGCTCAGTCTCGGTGTGCTGCATCAGGTCATCCGCCTCATCGCGACCGATGACCTCGGCAAGCAGACACCGTGCCGCGAGTTCGACGTGGCGGAGTTGACCGAGCACCTGGTGCGGTCGACCGCGGTGCTGGGTGGTGCGGCGGGTGCCGAGATGCCGGAGCGCGATCCGTCGGATTCGGTCGAACGTCAGGTAATCCTCGCCGCCCGGTCCGCGCTCGACGTGTGGCACCGTCGCGGTATCGACGGTGCGGTCGACGTCGGCGGCGTCACGATGCCGGCCACCGTCCTGGTGGGCGTCCTGTCGCTCGAATTTCTGGTGCACGCCTGGGATTACGCGACGGCGATCGGGCGCACCGTGCCGGCGCCCGATTCGTTGAGCGAGTACGTGTTCGGCATGACGGAGAAGTTACTCACGCCGCAGGGCCGGAAGCAGGCGGGTTTCGACGATCCGATCGAGGTGCCCGACGACGCCCCGCCGCTGCAGCGGCTGTTGGCGTTCACCGGCCGGCGCGCCGAGGTTAAGACCGGCTCAGGTAGAAGTGCAGGGAGGGCCGCCCCCTAA
- a CDS encoding type II toxin-antitoxin system PemK/MazF family toxin codes for MGAVPGRASRLGCTGLIWRGEVFDVDLGQPVGHEQAFDRPAVVVSVDILNNGPGGLVVVVPVTTAGYGLRSHVELEPANSGLDHTSYARCDQLRAVSTERLSSRRGLIGPEQMQAIDQALRFVLDL; via the coding sequence GTGGGAGCAGTACCTGGCCGAGCGTCGCGACTGGGATGCACTGGCTTGATCTGGCGAGGGGAGGTCTTTGACGTCGACCTCGGCCAGCCAGTCGGACACGAGCAGGCCTTTGACCGCCCAGCGGTGGTGGTGTCAGTCGACATTCTCAACAACGGACCAGGCGGCCTGGTCGTCGTCGTGCCGGTCACGACCGCTGGTTACGGCCTGCGAAGCCACGTCGAACTCGAGCCGGCGAACAGCGGGCTGGACCACACCTCCTACGCACGCTGCGACCAACTGCGAGCGGTCTCCACCGAACGACTGTCGTCTCGCCGGGGACTGATCGGCCCAGAACAGATGCAAGCCATCGACCAAGCGCTGCGCTTCGTCCTCGACCTGTAG
- a CDS encoding MarR family winged helix-turn-helix transcriptional regulator produces MEGMIGRRTASDMPGLDIAEQRSWQNFLDSALRVYATLNKSLVEQHHLTLNDVRLLDMLDKSPTGSARMGDLAEKLMSLPSRVTRQIRRLELQGLVRRGASPDDGRGVLASITDDGRTQVREAMVTYSAGVRTLFLGRLSRPQIAAMGENTRRVSAAMRANSAPARLRGV; encoded by the coding sequence ATGGAGGGGATGATAGGGAGGCGTACGGCGAGTGACATGCCGGGCCTAGACATCGCAGAACAGCGTTCATGGCAAAATTTCTTGGACTCCGCGCTGAGGGTTTACGCCACCTTGAACAAGTCGTTGGTCGAACAGCACCACCTGACGCTCAACGACGTCCGGTTGCTTGACATGCTGGACAAGTCCCCAACGGGGTCGGCTCGCATGGGCGATCTCGCGGAGAAGTTGATGTCGCTGCCCAGTCGGGTGACCCGGCAGATCCGCCGGCTGGAGCTGCAGGGCCTGGTGCGGCGGGGCGCCAGCCCGGACGACGGTCGCGGGGTGCTGGCGTCGATCACCGACGACGGCCGCACCCAGGTCCGTGAGGCGATGGTCACCTACTCGGCGGGTGTGCGGACACTTTTCCTCGGCAGGCTGTCGAGGCCGCAGATCGCGGCGATGGGCGAGAACACCCGTCGGGTGAGTGCGGCCATGCGCGCGAACTCTGCGCCTGCCAGGCTCCGCGGCGTCTAG
- a CDS encoding GNAT family N-acetyltransferase has translation MSGYSAPRPISEHDLVAEFDSGEPSLDDYLRGRALANHVEGASRCFVTCRDGRVVGFYALASAAVERAGTSGRVRRNMPNPVPVILLSRLAIDRKEQGQGLGAALLRDAITRAVAAAEIIGVRALLVHEQARAFYAHFDFEPSPTDPLHLLLLIKDARALLDPPSD, from the coding sequence GTGAGCGGCTACAGCGCGCCCAGGCCGATCAGCGAGCACGATCTGGTCGCCGAGTTCGACAGCGGCGAGCCCAGCCTGGACGACTACCTGCGGGGACGAGCCCTGGCCAACCACGTCGAAGGTGCCTCCCGGTGCTTCGTGACGTGCCGCGACGGCCGCGTCGTCGGGTTCTACGCGCTGGCCTCGGCTGCTGTGGAGCGCGCCGGCACGTCAGGACGGGTGCGGCGCAACATGCCCAATCCAGTGCCGGTGATCCTGTTGTCGCGGCTGGCGATCGACCGCAAGGAACAGGGCCAGGGCCTCGGAGCTGCGCTGCTACGCGATGCGATCACCCGCGCGGTGGCCGCCGCGGAGATCATCGGTGTGCGGGCACTGCTGGTGCACGAGCAGGCACGGGCGTTCTACGCCCACTTCGACTTCGAGCCATCACCGACCGACCCGCTGCACCTGCTGCTGCTGATCAAAGACGCCCGCGCTCTACTCGATCCACCGTCCGATTGA
- a CDS encoding helix-turn-helix domain-containing protein: MSETPEQQPQLLTIREAAEALRVSEATLYGMMRRGELVTVKFGRRTLIERQEISRVIAAHRAA, encoded by the coding sequence ATGAGTGAAACACCGGAACAGCAGCCCCAGCTGCTGACCATTCGCGAGGCAGCTGAGGCGCTGCGTGTCAGCGAGGCGACGCTCTACGGGATGATGCGTCGCGGCGAGCTCGTGACGGTCAAGTTCGGTCGACGCACGTTGATCGAACGCCAGGAGATCTCTCGCGTCATCGCGGCGCACCGTGCCGCGTAA
- a CDS encoding NAD(P)H-quinone oxidoreductase: MHAIVAESPGKLIWTEVPERALQPGEVRIDVVAAGINRADLLQAAGKYPPPKGASEVMGLEVSGVITEIADRVSGWSVGQPVCALLAGGGYAENVTVPAGQVMPVPESVELAQAAALPEVACTVWSNVVMTAGLSAGELLLVHGGASGIGTHAIQVANALGCRVAVTAGSANKLELCTELGAEVAINYREEDFVDRLRAETDETGADVILDIMGAAYLDRNIDALATGGRLVIIGMQGGAKAELDIGKLLAKRASVTATALRSRPVAGPGSKTDIVAEVVANVWPMVADGRVRPIIGAEFPVQEAKAAQEMLDSGEVSGKVLLRVQD, from the coding sequence ATGCACGCGATCGTGGCGGAGTCCCCAGGAAAGCTGATCTGGACAGAGGTACCTGAACGCGCACTTCAGCCGGGTGAGGTACGAATCGATGTGGTTGCCGCAGGAATCAACCGCGCCGATCTGTTGCAGGCCGCGGGTAAGTATCCGCCCCCGAAGGGCGCCAGCGAGGTCATGGGCCTGGAGGTGTCCGGCGTCATCACCGAAATCGCCGACCGGGTGTCCGGCTGGTCTGTCGGGCAGCCGGTATGCGCTTTGCTGGCAGGCGGCGGATACGCCGAGAACGTCACGGTTCCGGCGGGCCAGGTGATGCCGGTTCCCGAATCCGTCGAACTGGCCCAGGCGGCCGCACTGCCGGAGGTGGCGTGCACGGTGTGGTCCAACGTGGTGATGACCGCCGGACTGTCCGCCGGTGAACTGCTGCTGGTTCACGGCGGCGCAAGTGGGATCGGCACCCACGCCATCCAGGTGGCCAACGCGCTCGGGTGCCGGGTCGCCGTCACCGCTGGTTCGGCCAACAAGCTCGAACTCTGCACGGAACTGGGTGCCGAGGTGGCCATCAACTACCGCGAAGAGGACTTCGTCGACCGGCTTCGCGCCGAGACCGACGAGACGGGCGCCGACGTGATCCTCGACATCATGGGCGCGGCGTACCTCGACCGGAACATCGACGCCCTGGCCACCGGCGGCCGGCTGGTGATCATCGGCATGCAGGGCGGCGCCAAGGCCGAACTCGACATCGGCAAGCTGCTCGCCAAACGCGCCAGCGTGACCGCGACGGCGTTGCGCTCGCGTCCGGTCGCCGGACCTGGTAGTAAGACCGACATCGTCGCCGAGGTGGTCGCCAACGTGTGGCCGATGGTCGCCGACGGCCGGGTGCGCCCGATCATCGGTGCGGAGTTCCCGGTGCAGGAGGCCAAGGCCGCACAGGAGATGCTCGACTCGGGTGAGGTGTCGGGCAAAGTCCTGTTGCGCGTGCAGGACTGA
- a CDS encoding type 1 glutamine amidotransferase family protein gives MPDADGGLAPVLQAALEEVEVLDTYATDPVAAERRAALTADHPELAADVRPPLTLFGGPVEALVLRTR, from the coding sequence GTGCCTGACGCTGACGGCGGCCTGGCGCCAGTCCTCCAGGCAGCTCTGGAAGAGGTCGAGGTGCTGGACACGTACGCGACAGACCCGGTTGCCGCTGAGCGCCGAGCTGCGCTGACCGCGGATCATCCCGAGCTGGCGGCCGACGTGCGACCGCCGCTGACGCTGTTCGGCGGGCCGGTCGAGGCACTGGTGCTGCGGACGAGGTGA
- the hisC gene encoding histidinol-phosphate transaminase produces the protein MTVRLRPELADIPAYTPGKTVPGAIKIASNETVHGPLPSVRAAIEKATDQINRYPDNGYLELREHLAKHLDGGSFTPEQISVSCGSVSLCQQLIQITSTVGDEVVFAWRSFEIYPLQVRTAGATPVQVPLRAHTHDLDAMLAAISDRTRLVFVCNPNNPTSTVVEPEALERFVDAVPPDVMIVLDEAYVEYIRDGMLPDSFGLVRSYPNVVVLRTFSKAYGLAGLRVGYAVAAADIVTALGKVYVPFSATNVSQAAAVASLDAADELLARTDEVVAERERVTSTLREAGFAVPRSQANFVWLPLAERTLDFVEKAAQNRLVVRPYGEDGVRVTVAAPHENNAFLDFACKWIGLTTSRRSTTTPSWTS, from the coding sequence GTGACCGTCCGCCTCCGCCCCGAGTTGGCCGACATCCCGGCATACACGCCGGGTAAGACGGTTCCGGGTGCCATCAAGATCGCCAGCAACGAGACGGTGCACGGCCCGCTGCCCAGTGTGCGGGCCGCGATCGAGAAGGCAACCGACCAGATCAACCGCTATCCCGACAACGGCTACCTGGAACTGCGTGAGCACCTCGCCAAGCACCTCGACGGCGGATCGTTCACCCCCGAACAGATCTCCGTCAGCTGCGGTTCGGTCAGCCTGTGCCAGCAGCTGATCCAAATCACCTCGACGGTCGGTGACGAGGTCGTCTTCGCGTGGCGCAGCTTCGAGATCTACCCGCTGCAGGTGCGCACTGCCGGCGCGACGCCGGTACAGGTGCCGCTGCGCGCCCACACCCACGACCTCGACGCGATGCTGGCCGCCATCAGTGACCGCACCCGGCTGGTCTTCGTCTGCAATCCGAACAACCCGACCAGCACCGTCGTCGAGCCGGAGGCTCTGGAGCGGTTCGTCGACGCCGTCCCGCCGGACGTCATGATCGTGCTGGACGAGGCCTACGTCGAGTACATCCGCGACGGCATGCTCCCCGACAGTTTCGGGCTGGTCCGGTCATATCCGAACGTCGTGGTGTTGCGGACCTTTTCGAAGGCCTACGGCTTGGCCGGCCTTCGCGTCGGCTACGCCGTCGCCGCCGCCGACATCGTCACCGCGCTCGGCAAGGTCTACGTGCCGTTCTCGGCGACCAACGTGTCGCAGGCTGCCGCGGTGGCCTCGCTCGACGCCGCCGACGAACTGCTCGCCCGCACCGACGAGGTCGTCGCCGAACGCGAACGCGTGACGAGCACCCTTCGCGAAGCCGGATTCGCCGTGCCGCGGTCACAGGCGAACTTCGTGTGGCTGCCACTGGCCGAGCGCACCCTTGACTTCGTCGAGAAGGCCGCGCAGAACCGGCTCGTGGTGCGGCCCTACGGTGAAGACGGTGTGCGCGTAACCGTCGCAGCACCGCATGAGAACAACGCCTTCTTGGACTTCGCCTGCAAGTGGATTGGATTGACCACCTCGAGAAGGTCGACGACAACGCCGTCATGGACATCTTGA
- a CDS encoding RES family NAD+ phosphorylase yields the protein MSRSRQKPAIGMPPPDLSGFPKWRLRPSFIFTRAHGAGKSPWWFSCDLSGRFDLAAPLGTCYLANDAKTALRERFGHDLVEQGVVTWKAAHNTQVSRLQVPAGRWLANSCHDDAAAYGATRELGTCADYDIPQSWAAALHDHRFRGLRYQTRFTTGPRPNAVALFDQAGVHDWPLDQQPTPGVAACRQAGLNVAQNPSRRHVTIVDPPR from the coding sequence GTGAGCCGATCACGGCAGAAGCCCGCGATCGGGATGCCTCCGCCGGACCTGTCGGGCTTCCCGAAGTGGCGACTGCGACCCAGCTTCATCTTCACTCGCGCACACGGCGCCGGAAAGTCTCCCTGGTGGTTCTCCTGCGACCTGTCCGGCCGATTCGATCTGGCCGCCCCACTGGGGACCTGCTATCTGGCCAACGACGCCAAGACCGCCCTGCGCGAACGGTTCGGTCACGACCTCGTCGAACAAGGTGTGGTCACCTGGAAAGCAGCCCACAACACCCAGGTCTCACGGCTGCAGGTTCCAGCCGGCCGATGGCTGGCCAACAGCTGCCACGACGACGCCGCCGCCTACGGCGCGACGCGTGAGCTCGGCACCTGCGCCGACTACGACATCCCTCAGTCCTGGGCTGCGGCCCTGCACGACCACCGCTTCCGCGGCCTGCGCTACCAAACCCGGTTCACCACCGGACCTCGACCCAACGCCGTCGCGCTCTTCGATCAGGCCGGTGTGCACGACTGGCCCCTCGATCAACAGCCCACCCCCGGCGTCGCGGCATGCCGACAAGCCGGCCTCAACGTCGCCCAGAACCCCTCCCGCCGACACGTCACCATCGTCGACCCGCCCCGATAA
- a CDS encoding bacterial proteasome activator family protein, translating into MTLNNDDDNIEIIGGDSGNGGTADGDGKSLTDLVEQPAKVMRIGTMIKQLLEEVRAAPLDDASRTRLREIHHTSIHELEEGLAPELREELERLTLPFTEDSVPSDAELRIAQAQLVGWLEGLFHGIQTALFAQQMAARAQLEQMRQGALPPGIGVQGQRGGPAHPGTGQYL; encoded by the coding sequence ATGACGCTGAACAACGACGACGACAACATCGAGATCATCGGCGGTGACTCCGGCAACGGCGGCACTGCAGACGGCGACGGGAAGTCGCTGACCGACCTGGTCGAACAACCGGCGAAGGTGATGCGGATCGGCACCATGATCAAGCAACTCCTCGAGGAGGTGCGGGCCGCTCCTCTCGACGACGCCAGCCGCACCCGGCTGCGCGAGATCCACCACACGAGCATCCACGAACTCGAAGAGGGGCTGGCGCCGGAGTTGCGGGAGGAACTCGAACGGCTGACGCTGCCCTTCACCGAGGACAGCGTCCCGTCGGACGCCGAGCTGCGCATCGCGCAGGCACAGCTGGTCGGGTGGCTCGAGGGGCTGTTCCACGGAATCCAGACCGCGCTGTTCGCCCAGCAGATGGCTGCCAGGGCCCAGCTCGAACAGATGCGACAGGGTGCGTTACCACCCGGCATCGGGGTGCAGGGCCAGCGCGGCGGTCCCGCGCATCCCGGCACCGGGCAGTACCTGTAG
- the fic gene encoding protein adenylyltransferase Fic, protein MRDIDDASKRRALALFGTAELAAFEVGTIRGLQQIHGYLFSGLYDFAGQIRSRDISKGGFRFASAIYLHEALGQIEKMPESTFEEIIEKYAEMNVAHPFTDGNGRSTRIWLDLILKRSLGKCVEWAEVDKHDYLEAMKRSHVKTTELRELLRGALTDRVDDRDVYVKGVEQSYYYEEPDNYKG, encoded by the coding sequence ATGCGCGACATCGACGATGCCAGCAAGCGCCGTGCGCTGGCACTGTTCGGAACCGCCGAGCTGGCGGCATTCGAAGTGGGAACCATCCGCGGGCTACAGCAGATTCACGGATACCTGTTTTCCGGGCTCTACGACTTCGCAGGCCAGATCCGATCACGCGACATCAGCAAGGGCGGGTTTCGATTCGCCAGCGCCATCTATCTGCATGAAGCGTTGGGCCAGATCGAGAAGATGCCTGAGTCAACGTTCGAAGAGATCATCGAGAAGTACGCCGAGATGAACGTCGCGCATCCGTTCACCGACGGCAACGGGCGCAGCACACGGATCTGGCTCGATCTGATCCTCAAGAGAAGCCTGGGCAAGTGCGTCGAGTGGGCCGAAGTCGACAAGCACGACTACCTGGAGGCGATGAAGCGCAGCCACGTGAAGACCACCGAGCTGCGCGAACTGCTTCGAGGCGCCCTCACCGACAGGGTCGACGACCGCGACGTCTACGTGAAGGGCGTCGAGCAGTCGTACTACTACGAGGAGCCCGACAACTACAAGGGCTGA
- a CDS encoding cysteine desulfurase-like protein, translating to MAYDVARVRGLHPSLGDGWVHFDAQHGMLLPDAVATTVSTAFRGSMSTTEGPHPSARRSTAVLHAARQAVADLVNGDPRGVVLGADRALLLASLADAASSRVGLGYEVVVTRLDDEANIAPWLRSANRYGAKIKWAEVDIETGELPAWQWEGLITGPTRLVAIASASSTIGTVTDLRAVTKLVHEVGGLVVVDHSAAAPYRLIDLEEIAADVVALNAVAWGGPPIGALIFRDPSTIEQFGSVSLDPYATGPARLEVGVHQFGMLAGVVASIEYLAGLDENATGTRRERLSLSMQSATSYMSRLFDYLLMSLRSLPLVMVIGQPEVRIPTLSFAVRDVPAEKVVQRLADNGVLAIANANSRVLDVIGVEDIGGAVTIGLAHYTTAAEVDQLVRALASLG from the coding sequence ATGGCATACGACGTCGCCCGGGTGCGTGGATTGCACCCCTCTCTGGGCGATGGATGGGTGCACTTCGACGCGCAGCACGGGATGCTGCTGCCCGACGCGGTGGCCACGACGGTCTCCACCGCGTTCCGGGGTTCCATGTCGACCACCGAGGGCCCGCATCCGTCGGCGCGACGTAGCACCGCGGTGCTGCATGCGGCCCGCCAGGCGGTCGCCGACCTGGTGAACGGTGATCCGCGCGGTGTGGTCCTCGGCGCCGACCGCGCGCTGCTACTGGCATCGCTGGCCGATGCCGCGTCGTCCCGGGTGGGGCTGGGTTACGAGGTTGTGGTGACCCGACTCGACGACGAGGCCAACATCGCGCCGTGGCTGCGCTCGGCCAATCGGTACGGCGCCAAGATCAAGTGGGCCGAGGTCGACATCGAGACCGGCGAACTACCCGCCTGGCAGTGGGAAGGGCTGATCACCGGGCCGACGCGGCTGGTGGCGATCGCCTCGGCGTCTTCGACGATCGGCACGGTGACCGACCTGCGGGCGGTGACCAAGCTGGTGCACGAGGTCGGCGGTCTGGTGGTCGTCGACCACTCCGCGGCGGCCCCCTACCGGTTGATCGACCTGGAGGAGATCGCCGCCGACGTCGTCGCGCTCAACGCGGTGGCGTGGGGCGGCCCGCCGATCGGCGCGCTGATCTTCCGTGATCCGTCGACCATCGAACAGTTCGGATCGGTGTCGCTGGACCCGTACGCGACCGGACCGGCGCGTCTGGAGGTCGGCGTGCATCAGTTCGGCATGCTCGCCGGGGTGGTGGCCAGCATCGAGTACCTGGCCGGCCTCGACGAGAACGCCACCGGCACTCGGCGCGAGCGTCTGTCGCTGTCCATGCAGTCGGCGACCTCGTACATGAGCAGGTTGTTCGACTACCTGCTGATGTCGCTGCGCTCGTTGCCGCTGGTGATGGTGATCGGTCAGCCAGAGGTCCGCATACCGACGTTGAGTTTCGCGGTCCGCGACGTGCCGGCCGAGAAAGTGGTGCAGCGCCTCGCCGACAACGGTGTGCTGGCCATCGCCAACGCGAACTCCCGGGTGCTCGACGTCATCGGCGTCGAGGACATCGGCGGCGCCGTGACCATCGGGCTGGCGCACTACACGACCGCCGCCGAGGTGGATCAGCTGGTCCGCGCACTGGCGTCGCTGGGCTGA
- a CDS encoding helix-turn-helix domain-containing protein: protein MDGETLGARIVEARKAADLTQEHLAAAIGVDRTAFPLIEKGKRKVSALELVKLAAALDTPLAWFVRDPLPMVVSRRAEAGPSHEVTARLDRELELFAGDLAWLRQFEVIGSHSDRPIWPTPHSVESAETVARQVREHLDLGAEPLNDVAAIAERFGLYSCSLAFGDRGADGALVEVGDGIAAAVIDGDARVGRRRMSMAHELGHWLFGDAYDSNTAPDTEQMITSFAAFFLAPRSGVTALWNQHRTQMLRETAIRVAGTYRMSWSAAVLHLHRLQLITDEQKRGLEPYRPTIGEFAKLAITLDTDELKPPSVSPALAAAILAAYTDLRLTAPRAVELLRGQLQETDLPPRRAETAADYARMG from the coding sequence ATGGATGGGGAGACGCTGGGCGCGCGGATCGTTGAGGCACGCAAGGCTGCCGATCTGACCCAGGAGCACCTCGCCGCCGCCATCGGGGTCGATCGCACCGCTTTCCCGCTGATCGAGAAGGGCAAACGTAAGGTTTCGGCCCTTGAACTGGTGAAACTCGCAGCTGCGCTCGACACCCCACTTGCATGGTTCGTGCGCGATCCACTGCCGATGGTGGTGAGCCGCCGAGCCGAGGCAGGGCCGAGCCACGAGGTCACTGCCCGGCTTGACCGGGAGCTGGAGCTGTTCGCCGGCGACCTCGCCTGGTTGCGGCAGTTCGAGGTGATCGGTTCCCATTCCGATCGGCCTATCTGGCCAACACCGCATTCGGTGGAGTCAGCCGAGACGGTGGCGCGCCAGGTGCGCGAACACCTCGATCTGGGCGCTGAGCCGCTCAACGATGTCGCGGCCATCGCCGAACGGTTCGGCCTGTACTCCTGTTCGCTGGCGTTCGGCGACCGGGGAGCCGACGGTGCGCTCGTCGAGGTCGGCGATGGTATTGCCGCGGCGGTGATCGACGGTGACGCTCGGGTGGGCCGCCGGCGCATGTCAATGGCACATGAGTTGGGTCATTGGTTGTTCGGCGACGCTTATGACTCCAACACCGCTCCCGACACCGAGCAGATGATCACCTCATTCGCGGCGTTCTTCCTGGCGCCCCGCTCGGGTGTGACGGCGCTGTGGAATCAGCACAGAACCCAGATGTTGCGCGAAACTGCGATCCGCGTGGCTGGCACCTACCGGATGTCGTGGTCGGCAGCGGTGCTGCATCTGCACAGACTCCAGCTCATCACCGATGAACAGAAGCGCGGCCTAGAACCATATCGGCCGACAATCGGAGAGTTCGCCAAGCTGGCGATCACTCTGGACACCGATGAGCTGAAGCCTCCCTCTGTGTCTCCGGCACTGGCGGCGGCGATCCTGGCCGCCTATACCGATCTCAGGCTGACCGCGCCGCGCGCGGTGGAGCTGCTGCGCGGCCAGCTGCAGGAGACAGATCTGCCGCCGCGGCGTGCGGAAACCGCCGCCGACTACGCGCGCATGGGGTGA
- a CDS encoding crotonase/enoyl-CoA hydratase family protein: MGHTWESMTVAVDGHVAQVTLIGPGKGNAMGPAFWAELPKVFTSLDADPDVRAIVLTGSGRNFSYGLDLAAMGAELPGLDAGAKSRSDFHKRLQKMQGAISAVADCRTPTIASVHGWCIGGGVDLISAVDIRYASADAKFSVREVKLAIVADVGSLARLPLILTDGHLRELALTGKDVDAARAEKIGLVNEVHEDPEASLVAAHATAEQIAANPPLTVHGIKDVLDQQRVARVSESLRYVAAWNSAFLPSKDLGEAVTAMFEKRPPNFAGE, encoded by the coding sequence ATGGGCCATACATGGGAGTCGATGACCGTAGCCGTCGACGGCCACGTGGCGCAGGTGACGTTGATCGGTCCCGGTAAGGGCAACGCGATGGGTCCGGCGTTCTGGGCCGAGCTTCCAAAGGTGTTCACCTCGCTGGACGCGGACCCCGATGTGCGCGCGATCGTGCTCACCGGCTCGGGCCGCAACTTCAGCTACGGCCTCGACCTCGCCGCCATGGGCGCCGAACTGCCCGGGCTGGATGCCGGCGCCAAATCCCGCTCCGACTTCCACAAGCGGCTGCAGAAGATGCAGGGCGCGATCAGCGCTGTGGCCGACTGCCGCACCCCGACGATCGCGTCGGTGCACGGCTGGTGCATCGGCGGCGGCGTCGACCTGATCAGCGCGGTGGACATTCGGTACGCGAGCGCCGACGCCAAGTTCTCGGTGCGCGAGGTGAAGCTGGCGATCGTCGCCGACGTGGGCTCGCTGGCGCGACTGCCGCTGATCCTGACCGACGGCCACCTTCGCGAACTCGCGCTGACTGGTAAGGACGTCGACGCCGCGCGCGCCGAGAAGATCGGTTTGGTCAACGAGGTGCACGAGGATCCGGAGGCGTCGCTGGTGGCCGCGCACGCCACCGCGGAGCAGATCGCCGCGAACCCGCCACTGACCGTGCACGGCATCAAGGACGTCCTCGACCAGCAACGCGTCGCCCGGGTCTCGGAGAGTCTGCGCTACGTCGCGGCGTGGAACTCGGCGTTCCTGCCGTCGAAGGATCTCGGTGAGGCGGTGACCGCGATGTTCGAGAAGCGGCCGCCGAACTTCGCCGGCGAGTAA
- a CDS encoding helix-turn-helix domain-containing protein, translating to MTPQLGAAIESAREAAQLSQRALADRADISQPTLNRILSGKRPAKMTEIIRIAAALGCTVAQLTGPAVSEGVLCDSSSPDMDTMRQQLLHFIELDAYLDSQAIPAPR from the coding sequence ATGACGCCGCAGCTGGGCGCCGCGATCGAGAGTGCCCGCGAAGCTGCGCAGCTGTCCCAGCGGGCGCTGGCGGATCGCGCGGACATCTCCCAGCCCACGCTCAACCGCATCCTGTCGGGCAAGCGCCCGGCGAAGATGACCGAGATCATCCGGATCGCCGCGGCTCTCGGGTGCACCGTGGCGCAGCTGACGGGACCGGCCGTCTCCGAGGGGGTGTTGTGCGACAGCAGCAGCCCGGATATGGACACGATGCGCCAACAGCTGCTGCACTTCATCGAGCTGGACGCCTACCTCGACAGCCAGGCGATTCCCGCGCCTCGGTGA
- a CDS encoding DUF4926 domain-containing protein produces the protein MAGVSELTRDQKMAYREHELVVLTRHLPAHGLIAGDAGTVVGVYGNGGYEVEFTTGDGHTLAVATLAEADLRRCADREILHVRRVT, from the coding sequence TTGGCCGGCGTATCTGAACTGACGAGAGACCAGAAGATGGCATATCGCGAACATGAACTCGTCGTCCTGACCCGGCACCTGCCTGCACACGGGCTGATCGCGGGCGATGCAGGGACCGTCGTCGGTGTGTACGGCAACGGCGGCTACGAAGTTGAGTTCACGACCGGGGATGGTCATACTCTCGCCGTGGCGACACTGGCCGAAGCCGATCTTCGCCGCTGCGCCGACCGCGAGATTCTTCACGTCCGCCGCGTGACATAG